One region of Pan paniscus chromosome 5, NHGRI_mPanPan1-v2.0_pri, whole genome shotgun sequence genomic DNA includes:
- the TRIM39 gene encoding E3 ubiquitin-protein ligase TRIM39 isoform X2: MAETSLLEAGASAASTAAALENLQVEASCSVCLEYLKEPVIIECGHNFCKACITRWWEDLERDFPCPVCRKTSRYRSLRPNRQLGSMVEIAKQLQAVKRKIRDESLCPQHHEALSLFCYEDQEAVCLICAISHTHRAHTVVPLDDATQEYKEKLQKCLEPLEQKLQEITRCKSSEEKKPGELKRLVESRRQQILREFEELHRRLDEEQQVLLSRLEEEEQDILQRLRENAAHLGDKRRDLAHLAAEVEGKCLQSGFEMLKDVKSTLENNIPRKFGGSLSRICPRDHKALLGLVKEINRCEKVKTMEVTSVSIELEKNFSNFPRQYFALRKILKQLIADVTLDPETAHPNLVLSEDRKSVKFVETRLRDLPDTPRRFTFYPCVLATEGFTSGRHYWEVEVGDKTHWAVGVCRDSVSRKGELTPLPETGYWRVRLWNGDKYAATTTPFTPLHIKVKPKRVGIFLDYEAGTLSFYNVTDRSHIYTFTDTFTEKLWPLFYPGIRAGRKNAAPLTIRPPTDWE; encoded by the exons ATGGCAGAGACAAGTCTGTTAGAGGCTGGGGCCTCTGCAGCCTCTACAGCTGCAGCTTTGGAGAACTTACAGGTGGAGGCGAGCTGCTCTGTGTGCCTGGAGTATCTGAAGGAACCTGTCATCATTGAGTGTGGGCACAACTTCTGCAAAGCTTGCATCACCCGCTGGTGGGAGGACCTAGAGAGGGACTTCCCTTGTCCTGTCTGTCGAAAGACATCCCGCTACCGCAGTCTCCGACCTAATCGGCAACTAGGCAGTATGGTGGAAATTGCCAAGCAGCTCCAGGCCGTCAAGCGGAAGATCCGGGATGAGAGCCTCTGCCCCCAACACCATGAGGCCCTCAGCCTTTTCTGTTATGAGGACCAGGAGGCTGTATGCTTGATATGTGCAATTTCCCACACCCACCGGGCCCACACCGTTGTGCCACTGGACGACGCTACACAGGAGTACAAG GAAAAACTGCAGAAGTGTCTGGAGCCCCTGGAACAGAAGCTGCAGGAGATCACTCGCTGCAAGTCCTCTGAGGAGAAGAAGCCTGGTGAGCTCAAG AGACTAGTGGAAAGTCGCCGACAGCAGATCTTGAGGGAGTTTGAAGAGCTTCATAGGCGGCTGGATGAAGAGCAGCAGGTGTTGCTTTCACGACTGGAAGAAGAGGAACAGGACATTCTGCAGCGACTCCGAGAAAATGCTGCTCACCTTGGGGACAAGCGCCGGGACCTGGCCCACTTGGCTGCCGAGGTGGAGGGCAAGTGCTTACAGTCAGGCTTCGAGATGCTTAAG gATGTCAAAAGTACCCTGGAAAA CAATATTCCTAGAAAGTTCGGAGGCTCACTCTCAAGGATCTGTCCACGGGATCATAAGGCTCTCCTTGGATTAGTAAAAGAAATCAACAG ATGTGAAAAGGTGAAGACCATGGAGGTGACTTCAGTATCCATAGAGCTGGAAAAGAACTTCAGCAATTTTCCCCGACAGTACTTTGCCCTAAGGAAAATCCTTAAACAGCTAATTG CGGATGTGACCCTGGACCCTGAGACAGCTCATCCTAACCTAGTCCTGTCAGAGGATCGTAAGAGCGTCAAGTTCGTGGAGACAAGACTCCGGGATCTCCCTGACACACCAAGGCGTTTCACCTTCTACCCTTGCGTCCTGGCTACTGAGGGTTTCACCTCAGGTCGACactactgggaggtggaggtgggcgacAAGACCCACTGGGCAGTGGGTGTATGCCGGGACTCCGTGAGCCGAAAGGGCGAGTTGACTCCACTCCCTGAGACTGGCTACTGGCGGGTGCGGCTATGGAATGGGGACAAATatgcagccaccaccacacctttTACCCCTTTGCACATCAAGGTGAAACCCAAGCGGGTAGGCATATTCCTAGACTATGAGGCCGGCACACTGTCTTTCTACAATGTCACAGACCGCTCTCATATCTACACCTTCACTGATACTTTTACTGAGAAACTTTGGCCCCTCTTCTACCCAGGCATCCGGGCTGGACGGAAGAATGCTGCACCACTTACCATCAGGCCCCCAACAGATTGGGAGTGA
- the TRIM39 gene encoding E3 ubiquitin-protein ligase TRIM39 isoform X1, producing MAETSLLEAGASAASTAAALENLQVEASCSVCLEYLKEPVIIECGHNFCKACITRWWEDLERDFPCPVCRKTSRYRSLRPNRQLGSMVEIAKQLQAVKRKIRDESLCPQHHEALSLFCYEDQEAVCLICAISHTHRAHTVVPLDDATQEYKEKLQKCLEPLEQKLQEITRCKSSEEKKPGELKRLVESRRQQILREFEELHRRLDEEQQVLLSRLEEEEQDILQRLRENAAHLGDKRRDLAHLAAEVEGKCLQSGFEMLKDVKSTLEKCEKVKTMEVTSVSIELEKNFSNFPRQYFALRKILKQLIADVTLDPETAHPNLVLSEDRKSVKFVETRLRDLPDTPRRFTFYPCVLATEGFTSGRHYWEVEVGDKTHWAVGVCRDSVSRKGELTPLPETGYWRVRLWNGDKYAATTTPFTPLHIKVKPKRVGIFLDYEAGTLSFYNVTDRSHIYTFTDTFTEKLWPLFYPGIRAGRKNAAPLTIRPPTDWE from the exons ATGGCAGAGACAAGTCTGTTAGAGGCTGGGGCCTCTGCAGCCTCTACAGCTGCAGCTTTGGAGAACTTACAGGTGGAGGCGAGCTGCTCTGTGTGCCTGGAGTATCTGAAGGAACCTGTCATCATTGAGTGTGGGCACAACTTCTGCAAAGCTTGCATCACCCGCTGGTGGGAGGACCTAGAGAGGGACTTCCCTTGTCCTGTCTGTCGAAAGACATCCCGCTACCGCAGTCTCCGACCTAATCGGCAACTAGGCAGTATGGTGGAAATTGCCAAGCAGCTCCAGGCCGTCAAGCGGAAGATCCGGGATGAGAGCCTCTGCCCCCAACACCATGAGGCCCTCAGCCTTTTCTGTTATGAGGACCAGGAGGCTGTATGCTTGATATGTGCAATTTCCCACACCCACCGGGCCCACACCGTTGTGCCACTGGACGACGCTACACAGGAGTACAAG GAAAAACTGCAGAAGTGTCTGGAGCCCCTGGAACAGAAGCTGCAGGAGATCACTCGCTGCAAGTCCTCTGAGGAGAAGAAGCCTGGTGAGCTCAAG AGACTAGTGGAAAGTCGCCGACAGCAGATCTTGAGGGAGTTTGAAGAGCTTCATAGGCGGCTGGATGAAGAGCAGCAGGTGTTGCTTTCACGACTGGAAGAAGAGGAACAGGACATTCTGCAGCGACTCCGAGAAAATGCTGCTCACCTTGGGGACAAGCGCCGGGACCTGGCCCACTTGGCTGCCGAGGTGGAGGGCAAGTGCTTACAGTCAGGCTTCGAGATGCTTAAG gATGTCAAAAGTACCCTGGAAAA ATGTGAAAAGGTGAAGACCATGGAGGTGACTTCAGTATCCATAGAGCTGGAAAAGAACTTCAGCAATTTTCCCCGACAGTACTTTGCCCTAAGGAAAATCCTTAAACAGCTAATTG CGGATGTGACCCTGGACCCTGAGACAGCTCATCCTAACCTAGTCCTGTCAGAGGATCGTAAGAGCGTCAAGTTCGTGGAGACAAGACTCCGGGATCTCCCTGACACACCAAGGCGTTTCACCTTCTACCCTTGCGTCCTGGCTACTGAGGGTTTCACCTCAGGTCGACactactgggaggtggaggtgggcgacAAGACCCACTGGGCAGTGGGTGTATGCCGGGACTCCGTGAGCCGAAAGGGCGAGTTGACTCCACTCCCTGAGACTGGCTACTGGCGGGTGCGGCTATGGAATGGGGACAAATatgcagccaccaccacacctttTACCCCTTTGCACATCAAGGTGAAACCCAAGCGGGTAGGCATATTCCTAGACTATGAGGCCGGCACACTGTCTTTCTACAATGTCACAGACCGCTCTCATATCTACACCTTCACTGATACTTTTACTGAGAAACTTTGGCCCCTCTTCTACCCAGGCATCCGGGCTGGACGGAAGAATGCTGCACCACTTACCATCAGGCCCCCAACAGATTGGGAGTGA